In Dermatophilus congolensis, a genomic segment contains:
- a CDS encoding IS110 family transposase — MHGLLDRSYAVYLGLDVSKGEHHACALAQDGKRLHDKPLSQDETRIKDAVQQAHGPRGRTLCRGRNGAGPGQSWSRRLRRGTHAPHRRPVVV; from the coding sequence ATGCACGGTCTACTCGACCGCTCTTACGCGGTGTACCTCGGCCTGGACGTCAGCAAAGGCGAACACCACGCCTGCGCCCTGGCCCAGGACGGGAAACGCTTGCACGACAAACCATTGTCACAAGACGAAACCCGCATCAAAGATGCTGTACAACAAGCTCACGGCCCACGGGGCCGAACTCTGTGCCGTGGACGCAACGGGGCGGGGCCGGGTCAGTCCTGGTCGAGGAGACTCAGGAGGGGAACGCACGCGCCCCACAGAAGACCGGTCGTCGTGTAG